Within the Wolbachia pipientis genome, the region TTTTCAGTGATTCCAGTGTTCCTCTTAAACGCTGAAATTTTATTCCTTCCTCTACGGCTTTTCTTTTGTCTTTTGCCCAACGTAGAATCTCTTCTAACCCATATTCCTCTATTATCCATGGTAATACTTTTTCCCCTGGGCTAAATTTAAACCCTCTGATACAACCAGGATCTACTTTGTAATCTACTGCATCAACCAGCGCTTTTTCTTGCTTTGTTGCGTTTGGCGGTAATAGCATTAATTTAACTCAACATTTAAACTTTTTAAGAAAGCGCACTCATTCCCCAGTACCACAACATCCTCTCTTGGCTCGATTAATTCCACGTTTTCCACTCCTTCCACAAACAAATTTGCTATAATCCACGATTTCGTTACTTTCCATCCTAATCTTTTCGTTGTTTCAAATTTTTCGATAAATTTCTTCTTCACCGTTTCAATAATATCTGGTCTTTTAATGCTAATTCTGCTGTGGATATCTATTTCAATAATATTGCAACCAACTACTGTTATCGTATCTGTCAATACCCTTATATCATCCCTGGTGACTCGCTTTCTTACAATATCAAGTAGTTCTTCAGACGCTATGCCATTTGTGGATAACTCCGTGGATAAAATCGAGATCTCTACACTTCCTGGCACTTTTGATTCAACTAGCGCATCCTTTACTCTACTATCTGCTGAGAGTGCTTGAAACCGATAATTTCCTCCCGTGCTCCAGCCAACTATTTTTGCCTTGATTCTTTTCCTAAAACTTTCATCATTTTCCCCGTTCTCCCTTTCCACTCCGTAAAATTCAGCTAAATTATCAAGATCATTTCCCATTGCAAACTTCAGTAAATTACTTTTTACTGCTTCATTTATTCTTTCTCTGAGCAAAAGTTCTCGCCATGCTGCTACTTCTAAAATCTTTATTGCTGGATCACTTTCTACCAATGCTGTAAAACTTTCATCTCGACGTATCAACTCCTCTTTCATTCGCGAAAAGATTTCTTCGAAGTTCAGTGGTTCGATAATATTTGGCTGCTCCATCTTTATACTACAATTCCTTCAAAATGAATATTTTTCCCATTTGGTAGATAAATACCATCTAATGCAATATTGACCTTTCCTTCTTTCACTTCTGTTATTTTTACTTTTTCTAATTTAAATCTTGTTTCCCATTTTTCCAGTGCTTCTGCTGTTGCCGCATAAATTTCCAGCGTAAAGTCCCTATTGATTGGCTTATCCACTAATTCAAATAGTCGTGACCCATAATTTCTCCGCATAATACGTGATCCTATCGGTGTGGTTAATATATCAATTATTGATTGTTTCAAATGTTCTATTCCTTCAAGCTCTTTTCCAGTATTAACGTCCATTCCTCGCATAAACACGTTGCCTTTTGTGTTATATCTGTTTAATCATTTTCTTCTTAGTACTTGCGTATTTTTCACGAGCTATAGAGATAGCTTTTCTCAACTTCTCCTCAAGGATTTCCTTAGGTGGCAACTGTGTTAAATACTGTGCAACATGAATATTAGAGCCTTCGAGTTCAAGATATTCTATATCCTCTTGATCCTTATCAGCACATAAAATAATCCCTAACGGTTTTTCTTCACCTGGTTTTCGTTCATTTTTATCCAACCAATTTAAATACCATTCCATCTGCCCTTTATAAGATGGTTCAAATCGACCAATTTTTAGTTCTATTGCAATAAGGCGCCTTAATCCCCTATGAAAAAATAGCAAGTCTAAATACCTATCAATTCTTTCGGTACTCATCCTTTTTTGACGTGTCACAAAACAAAAATCATTACCAAACTCTTGTAAAAATTTTACCAATTCATCCAAAATCGTATTTTCTAGATCAGTCTCACTATGACTTGATGGCAATTCCACAAAGTTAAGGAAGTATGGATCGTGAAAAATGAATTCGGGGGCTAACGTATTTTCTTCACGTAACTGTTTGATGCTTTGTCTTATGAAGTCCTCAGGCTTTTTTGCTAGTGCTGTACGTTCATACAACATGGTATCGATTCTACTACGTAGTGCTCTAACACTCCATCTTTCAATACGACACATTTCTATATAATAATTACGCTTCAGCTCATCAGAAATTGCAATAATTTCTACAAAATGTGACCAACTCAATTGTTGTGACAGTGTCGCGACAATTTCTTGATCGGGAAAGAATTTGGAAAATTGCACCATCCGAAATAATGAAGCTCTATCAAATCCACGTCCATATTTCATCTGAAGTTCTTTTGCAAGTTGGGAGATGATTTGCTTCCCATAATCTGCACGTTTGTGCTTTAGGATATCTTGATCAATTCTGGAGCCAATTTCCCAGTTTAACAATACTAGAGTATAATTGAATTGAACAGAAAGATGATTCTTTGCTCTATCTATTAAATTACTAACGTCTCCTAATAGGCTAGTAGTTATATCCATGTTCATAATTTTACTTTTGGTAAGTATAGCACATGGTTTATTTTTATTCTGAAAAAACATTACTACTTCCACTTATCGCTTTAAAACCACACGATACCAAGTCTCCTGTTCTCGTTACTCCCATACCGTTCACAAATACGCTGTTTGACCCTTGCGTTAGTTTCTCACCTAGAGTTAAGATATCTCCTTTTCGACTAACAGATCTACCGTTTACAAAAACGTCGTTACTACCACTCATACAAACATGTGCCGGTATTCCACTGCAATAATCCCCTATACAAACGATTGCTTTACCCATATTTTAGTTTAAATCTATTCTTTTTGCTTTGAGTTTTATTCCTTCCTTTGTCATCTCTATGCTTGATTCTCCTACTTTCAACGTTATTTTATCTACTACATCTATCTTAAGATGGTGCTTTTCTTGGTTATATGATAACTTTGTCCCATCTTGAAATTTTACACTATTTATTTCCTTTTTATTCTCCGGTGCAGGGTATTTTTCCTGATATATTCCTGCTAACACCACTCCTAATGATATTTCACCAAGAGGAGAAAATACCATAACTTGTTCATCGATATCTGGCGGAGACCAATCTCTATCTTTTCCTGCTTTACTCGTTATCCACGGCAAATAATCTGTTAAAATTTCTCCTATTTTCACTCTTACTCTTGCCTTTTCATAATCTATTTCTTTTACAACTCCTATACGGACAATGTTCGCTAATTTTCTATTCAGCTCTGAAATTGCAAAATTATGCTCCAACATTTTCTCCCACGCTTATTATATGCGGTATAATACCAGTTTCTGACCACATTGATTGACCTGTATGTACCTCGTGAACCCATTCGACCAACCACACCAAATATGCATCCAACTCTGGTTTAAAATCATCCCCTCCTGCTGATATAAATTCTCCTGGTGAAACATTTTCCACGTCCCAAGTATTTTTATTCACTACTCTTGCTACTTCTGCTGCTAATTCTCTCACAACTACCGAGGAATCCTCGACTGTTCCATCAACTACCACTCTCGCCTCAAATCTTGCTTTCAGGGCTAATTCTTCTGTTCCCGGATCTTTTCCCGTTTCTAAACTCACAAGCTCTACAAATACCGCTGGCGCTACTATTTCCCTTCTTATTGTTGGATACACTTCACATGTCTGTATTGCTGGTATCTCTTCCCTGAGCTTATTACAGATTGCCTGATGTAAATTTCCCCAGAACATTATTTCATATAACTCATTTGCTGATCAAAATACTTCTCAAATACTCTCTCTACTTCATTATCAACTAACTCTTTCATTGTTTCCCGAGCATGGGTATTTATTTTAATTTCATCTATTGGCAAAGACGTGGTATACCTTCGCCTGAATATTCCTATGTGACCATTTTTCATCGTTGCTATGAATGCTCCTTCATACGTACGGCTTCCTACCTTTGCTCCTATCTTTGTCTGTTTTATACTCCCAAATTTTGCTACTCCTATCCACTGCGAACTCAGCTTTATTATAGACCACAAACGCTTTCTATTTGCTTTATCCACACTTAACTTTTTTCTCATCGCTTTCTTTGGTATTTGTTTTTCTTCGCTAACTTGTTTGACAGTTTGTGACCTTACCCACAGCGCTGTTTTGTTTAATGCCCTCACCGTCGCTTTTTCCACTTTTTTCCTTTCAGCATTTACACTTTTAATTACCTTATTAATATTATCGGTAACTTCTATATTAATAGACATTTTACACCCCCGGTGCTTGAATTTTCCAGATCATTCCCGAATTGTCCCTAAGTGGCGGTGTGTGTACTCTGTATCTACAACTACCTATGGAAAAAGTATCTCCTACTACTGGCTGCAATACATCAAACACACTCACCTCCAAAATCAACATCTCCCCGACAAATTGGCCTTCACCAATTCCATATAATTTATCTGGTTGTTGTTTCAGCACCTGAACCATGTATGACTTATCCTTTGATTCATACAATGCTTGCTCTCCCAGATGTGTAAAACAATCTGCAAATAATCTTTCTATTTTTCCTTGCATATTTTACCTTTATGCACTATGCACGCTAAGAAGGGGCATACTGGTAGAGCAGTCTCAGCCTCACTACTTTTATAGTTAGTATTGTTATGCTGCAACGACGTTATCTAAGTGGAGAAAGTCACCTCTCCCCACTCGACTGCAGAACCGTACGTGACAGGTTACCGTCATACGGCTCCCCTGCAATTTAGTGCTTGTCATGCACACTTTCTGTGTAAATTATCATGGCAATGTCCATGTAACAAAGATAAGTTTTTGGTTATATTGTTTTTCTTATTTTGGTCTTTGTGATGTACTTCCAAAATATCATCATTTTTAAACCAAAGTTGACAATAATCACACTTACCTTGTTGTAACTTCAATAAATTTGTTACTCTTGTTGGCTTATCTGGTACTCTCTTCAGACGATTACTCCAGTATACCCAATCACCATCATATGGTGTCTTGGTTCCTTTCACCTTGGTATGCCGTTTAATAACGTAATCTCCATGTCTGGTAAGATTTACTCCATTACTTGTCATAAATCGCCAATTATCGTTACCATACTTTTTAAAGTATTTTTCCTTGATCCAGCGGTTTCCTTTGTTATGGTGTTTATATACTGCCCATTTCCAAAGTTTTCCAAACATAATGTGATCTAACAAACTAAATATCTTACATGATACTACTGAAGTGTAATATTGACACCATCCTTTAATAATTGGGTTAATGTGTTTTATTACTGCTCCCTGCGATTCACCACGCAATTTCTTCAGTTTGTGTTTGATGACCCATGTATGCTGTTTCACGGATTCGCGACTTGGCATAATTATTGTTTTATGGCTTCTCTTACCACGATTTACTGGATATTGTCTTACCGTAAACCCCAGAAAGTCAAAACCTGGCTTTTCTCCCTTTAGAGTATGAGTTATCTTGTTTTTGATGGCTTTAGCTCTAGACCTATGGTTTTTAACCATTCTTCAACCAGAACTTTCGCCTTAAGAATAATTTCTTCACTCTCATGTATGATGACAAGGAGAGTAGACCGGCGGAGCTTCCCCACCAGTCTCTCGCAGAACTGTACGGAAACCTCTCGGTTTATACAGCTCCCATTATTTAGTCTTTTGATCCTAACCCAAGTGTCCAGTGATAGAAAATATTTGGAGACCTCTTTCTCACTTTTCCTAGAAATTGCTTTGCTAGCCTTCCGTGATCTCGAAGTTTCTTATACTTGGTTCTGACCCATCTTATGAGGTATCTCTCTATATTTCTGAGAGATGGATACATCTCTGATTTATAAAACCTGCCATAGTACTGAAACCAGCCTCTGACTATTGGATCTATTCTCTTCGATATTTCCTCTAATGTGGTCCACGTGACCCGATGTATTCTCCATGACTTTATGGTTTTCTTGATCTTCTTTTTGGCTTTGTTACAAATTGCTGGTAGAAATGAGACAAAATAATTCCTCATCTTATTCTTTGCTATTCTAGGTCTGAAAGTATAGCCTAGAAAATCAAAGCTTTGTATGGGATATTCTTCTTTTCTGTCGTCGTCCTTATTGTACACAATCTGTGTCTTTTCAGGACGCAACTTCAATTTACACTTGGCCAATCTTTCTTCAATCATTGCTTTCATAAACTCTGCCTGTCTTTTAGTTCTGCAGTGTACTATCGCATCATCCACACATCTTTCAAATGGTACCGTTGGGTAATTTTGTTTCATCCACATATCAAATGCATGGTGCATAAATATGTTTGAGATGATTGGACTTATTGAACCTCCTTGCGGAACTCCTTTATCCCTAGCTACCTTGTTGCCATCTGCTTGCTGAATCGGGACTTTCATCCACCTTTCAACATACAATATGACCCATTTGCAGTCTGTGTGTTTCTTGATAGCCTGCAGTGCTAAATCGTGGTCCAGATTGTCAAAAAATCCAGATATATCAAGATCTATTGTCCAATCATTTTTCCAACATCTCTTCCGTGCTGTATATACCGCATCCAATGCAGACTTATTTGGTCTATAACCATATGAATCCTTATGAAATATCGGCTCTACTAACGGTTCAAGATACATTGTAGCTGCTGTTTGCGCTATCCTATCTGATACTGAAGGAACACATAAAGTTCTTTGTCCTCCTCCTGTACCTTTCGGTATTGCAACAGCTTTTACTGGCTCTGGAAAATAACTTCCGGATGACATCCGATTCCATAGTTTGTATAGATTATCTTTTAGATTTTCTTCAAACTTTGTTATCGTAACCTCGTCTACACCAGCCGCTCCTTTATTCTTCGATACTTGTTTATAAGCTCTCCAAACAAGTTGCTTCGGCATATCAAAAGACTTTGTTTTATTCATTAACTCCTCCCTTTCGGTTGATAAATAATTAAAACTAAATAACTCAGCTCCTTCGCTCCATTTCCATTACAGAAACTTCTTCACTACTACGAGCTGATCCGCCCCTGTTTTTCGCATCGGTACTCTCATCCTCAGAGATCGGCTCTTTGGACTTCTCCCTTATCATCAAAACGACAGGTTCCCGTAGTTCCATGCAGTAGCCTAAAATAGATTCACGCCACTTTTATGCCGGACGCCACCTACCCAGTAAACAAGCTCCTGGTAGATTTATCCCAGGTTAACGACTACCCCCTGGTTTTGACGTCGTCCCTACGCTTTCGACACCTCATCAGTGGTTCACTTACGTTCGTCTCTCTATTTCATACATGACACATAATTGTGCCTTTTCCATAACGCTCACTACCTTAGCTCTTTACTAAAGCAGCTTATGGCTGTTTGAAGCCTGCTCTTGCAAACCGGCTCCGAGGGGCCCTCCCTCATCTACTGCAAGCTTCAACACTTCCCGTGTCTCTACGGCGCACAATCATCTGCGTAAAAGATTACGCTTATTGATTGTTTTACCTCTTCATACGATCCCTGACCACGCTTCTTTTTCATAAATTGAAAAAGTTCATTTGTTAATGCTTGTTTGACATATTGTTCTAATCCATATAATGCAACACATGCAAGTAACGGTGATATCGTTCCTCCTTGTATAGTGCCACGTTTTGTGGGTTTAAACTTTCCATCTTCCATAACACCTGCCTTCAACCATCCTCTTATTATCTTTCTAAAAGTTGGTGTGGTATTGAGTTTCTTTAGCAAGGCGTTTTGGTCAATTTGGTCAAAGCATCCGGAAATATCAGCATCTAATATAAATGCTGTCTTACCTCCAAGAGCTATGAATATAGCCTCTATTGCATCATGACATGATCTACCAGGTCTAAAACCATATGTGTTTGGCTCAAATTTTGCCTCCCACTCTGGTTCTATCGCCATTTTCATAAGTGTTTCTTTTGCTCTCTCTGAAATAGTAGGTATGCCTAACGGCCTTTTCTCAGTTTTCCCAGGTTTTGGAATCCAAATACGTCTTGATGGTTTAGCTTTCTCTCTTATATCCAAAGAATATGCTAATTGCAATCTTTCTTCTTGATTAAGATTAGCCTTTCCATCAATACCTGCTGTCTTCTTTCCTCTGTTATCCTGAGTTACCTTTCTAACAGCTAGCAATTTTGCACTCATTGAGTTAAGTAATAATCTTTGAAGTTTATGTACCTTCTTGATATCATCACACTTTGCAGCTTGGTAAATTCGCTTTTGTAACTTGAATACAAATTTCTCTAACTTACGCCAAGGAATTGTACGCCATTTATACCTAACATTTTGTTGGTCTATAACATATTTATTACTATTCACAACTTTACCTTCCAAACTACAGTGTTTACGTCTGCATATCCCAAATATTACTTCGGGCATTAGCTTCTTAAACAATCCTTCCACATAGAAGCATTCGGTTGGCTACCTTCTTGATTATCCTTTAAATAAAGAATAATAAGAGCTTCCATGTGGTTACTCCGTTCCATGGTTTCGTTTCACGTTAAACTTAGGTTCTTACTATTTGCCGGAAGCTGAAAACATCCATAATCAAGCATCAAAACCTTGATTCTTCTTGTGCTTCATACCATTTTGGTCCATGCGTATCAACCTTATTTCGCATATTGATATTGACGACAATTCAAACATAAGTTCCTCTCGTAACCATATCTAACTCTGTTTGCAGGGATTTACCATAAAGGTTAGGTATTACCTGCTTTTGTCTCATGCTTGCATCCCAGAGGTTGCCATTCTCCAAGATGTGAGACATACATTATCCCCGATGTCTAGGGAAGATGGAATTTAACCATCACAAAACCACGACTATTCGGATCGCACTAAGATAGAAAGCCCTGTATTATTATAGCATTAATATATTAATAAAACATGTAATTAAGATGCTAACTACAATCATACTATATCTACCAATCTTATTTTAAATTCTTGACTTAACATCTTATTTTAATTATAATTTAATTTTTAGTGAGGTATTATTGTGAACGAAATAGATTTTATTAACACTAATCATCCTTTAAATTTAGAGCAGGAATTTGGTAGTGGATATATTAGATTCACTGACGGTTATTTTGATGAGAATACCGGTGATTATGGAATGATAGGTCAAGTATTAGATGAAAATCATAACACGTTAGGACCACTAACCGTTGGCGGCTATGTTTGTCATTTTCACCATGATGACCATAAGGTTAATCTTCAGTATTTCATGGAAGTAAACTTAGAAGGTGATATAGAGAAGATCGATTCTCTTTACAAGAAGATATAAAGTTACAAAAGCTTCTACATCATAAACAATGATGTAGAAGTATTCCACTACAACAAGCTTTAAAAGCACTACATTTTATATTACAATAACTCTTTTATTTCTTTAAAGGTTCATGAAATTCACATTATCTTGGTTATTAGAACACTTAGAAACCAATGCTAGTTTAGAAGAAATTACCGATAAATTAACTCACATAGGGTTAGAAGTAGAAGATGTGATCGACAATACCAAATTAGCTGGTTTTATTGTTGCAAAAGTATTAGAAGTTGCACCTCATCCAAATGCCGATAAATTAAAATTATGTAAAGTAGATGACAGAAGTAAAACTCTACAAATAGTTTGCGGAGCAAACAATGTTAGAGAAGGTATGAAAACTGTGCTTGCATCTCTTGGTAGCACATTGCCAGAAAGTGATTTTACAATCAAGCCCACAAAAATACGAGGAGTGCTAAGTGAAGGGATGCTCTGCTCTGCTTCTGAACTTGCGCTAGTTCAAGAGGAAAGTGAAGGAATAATCGAGCTTTCTGATGATTATAAAGCAGGGGATAAATTTTTCAATTGTGACCCTGTAATTGATATAAATGTTACTCCAAATCGTGGAGATTGCTTAGGCATTTATGGAATAGCTCGCGACCTTGCTGCAACTGGAATTGGGACATTAAAGACTTTAAGCATTCCACAACTTACCAGCTCTATAAATTCACCAATCGATGTTGAAGTGACTGACGGAGAAAGTTTTATTAGTGGAATACACATCACCAATGTAAAAAATCAAGAAAGCCCAAAGTGGCTAAAAGATAAATTGGAATCGATAGGAATGCGCTCCATTTCTACAATAGTTGACATTACTAACTATATTATGATATCTTTTAATCGTCCAATGCACGCATATGATGCAAAAAAAATAGAAGGAGAGCTCACAGTACGCAAAGCAAACGACGGAGAAAAATTTGCTGGTTTGAACGGTAAAGAATACTTATTAAACACGGACACAAGCGTTATTTCTGATAGTAAAAATATCCATGGAGTTGCTGGAATTATAGGTGGAAAGTGCAGTGAATGTACTCTTGAAACTACTGATATCTTTTTAGAGTCTGCTTGGTTTGACCCTATATCTATCGCTAAATCTGCAAGGCAGATGAACATCTCCACAGAATCTAGTTACAGATTTGCACGTTCAGTTGATCCTGAATTGACTCTTGAGGGACTCAATCTTGCAGCTAAAATGATTTTGGATTTATGTGGTGGAGAAGTCTCAAGCGTAGTGTCTGCTGGCAGCTTAGATAAGGCTGACACCAAGGTGAACTTTGATTATCAGGATGTGAACAAGTTTGGAAGTGTGTCTGTATCGCCTGATGAAGTGCTCGATATCTTAACGAAACTAGGGTTTAATATTGATAAAAAAACCGAAGGCAATTGGAATGTACAAGTACCAAGCTGGAGACCGGACGTGACTATACCTGCTGACCTAATTGAAGAAGTAACAAGGATATACGGCTATGACAAAATAAAAGAAGAACCACTACCAAATAATGTTGTAGAAGTAGATAGTACATACGACAATTTGCGTATTTTGATGACAAACAGAGGGTTTCATGAAGTGCTAACCTGGTCGTTTATGAGTGAATCGACAGCTGAAAAATTTGGTTACTCGAATAAGTTATTTATCATCGATAATCCGTTTAACAATAACTTTAATATGATGAGACCAAGTATTATGCCAAATTTATTGCAAGTCACTGCTGATAATATTGCCCATGGAGTATCTGATCTTGCAATCTTCGAAATTGGGCCGATTTACGATGGTGAAGCTCGGTCTAAACATGTCTTAAGTGGAATAAGAACAGGAAATAATTTACCGCGAAACCATTATAATACTGATAGGAAAGTAGATGTTTTTGACGCAAAGGCTGATTGCATAGCAGCTTTGGAGTTTTTTAACGTCAATTGTGATAATTTAATGATAGAAAGAGCAGAAAAAGAATATTATCACCCAGGAAAGTCAGGTACCTTATCTTTTAGAAGTAAAATAGTTGGTTACTTTGGGGAATTGCACCCAAGTGTACTGGATTTGTTTGATATCAAACAAAAAATTGTAGCCTTTGAAGTGATGCTAGAAAACATTGGAAAGTTACCTATAAGTAGGAAAAATTTTATTGATTATAAATACCAAAGTGTAAAACGCGATTTTGCATTTATTGTAAATAAGGATGTGGAAGTAGGTAACATAATCAATGTGGTAAAAAAAAGCTCAGAGCTCATCACAGAAGTTTTAGTATTTGACGTATACCATGGAAATAATATAGAACCAAATAAGATATCTATCGCATTATCAGTTACTTTCTGCTCTCCAATCCACACTTTAACTGAAAAAGAGATCCAAAAAGAATTAAGTGCTATAGTCAATTTAATATATGAAAATACCGGAGGAACCTTGAGAACTAGTCATTAAGCCGCAATCACAGTTTCCTGCCGTTGCTGTGTTACATTTACTTCATCCAATTTATTCCCTATCTTGAATTCAATATCCTTAAAAAATCTACTCCACATTCCATGCAAATGCTCTTCTACTTTAGGCCATACATCATTTTTAAATGCTTCTCCATCATCAGAAAATAAATTACCTAAAAAGGCTCCAACACCTTCATAATTTGACTGAAAACATTGAAGAAATGTCTCTACTTCCTTATGAGTATCATGTGCCACACTCAACGCTTTTCCTTCTGTGCTCTTATCCCCGTATATTGCAACGGCAAGACCTGTTTTAATATATCCCAAGCCTGTCTGAACAGCTTTCACAGGTTGCAACCATGAACTCTTATCGCTTTTTGGCACATTATTTATTATATTTTTCACCAGTCTGTCTATTAAAGGAGACAATAAATTTTGACTAAAATGTTTGATATTATCTTTTGTTTTAATTACAGGATATTTGATGCATTTTTCTGCCAAATAGTACTCAAGTTCTGCTTTTTTTAATAACTTTTTAACTGCTTCTTCATCAAAAGTTTCATGCTCGAACGCTTTCAGTAAATCATCCTCTATTACTGCAAACTTTATCTTTTCACGAGATTCTAGTTCTTCTCTATAATCATTTATTGTTTTTTCATTTATCAACAACTCTTTTTCTTCCAATTTTAACTGTTCTAATGCTTTTAGAATTTCTTTGTTATTTTCTAAGTGCTTCTGTATTAACTTTGTATTTGGATGCTTTTCTCCTCTTCTCTTTTGCTCATCTTTTAAGTACTTATTTAAATCCTTACTCCCTTCTATTATTTCTCTCAATAGTGTAGGTTGTTCCAAGCATTTTGCAATTTCTGCTCGATGCGCACCAATCCTTTCTATTAGACTTGGCGCATCCTCTTTTAATAGGTCGCATAAACCTTTCATAGACTTTGCTTGACCTCTAAATAAATTTAGCATTTTACACTTTGTTACTTCTAAATACATATTTTCTACAAAGTCATTTATTTTAGCTAAAGCTTCCTTTTCTAAATCTTTAAGCTGCTTCCCTAAGCTTTGCTTCTCCTTATCTGGTATATCTGATTGACTTAACTTACTTTCAGCTCTCTTTATCACTGATTTTACTAGCCTTTGCTCAACCTCTTGATTATCATACTCGAACTTAAAAAGATCTTCTAATTTCCTCTTTAAATCATTGTTTATTAAGTTGTTTTTTCCTTCATCATATATATTTTTCAATTCTCCATGTATCCTAACATATCTTTCTTCTCCTTCTTTTTTTAAATCTTTAATTCTTTCTTTAGCATTATTTAGAGCTTCTTCTGTTTCTTTAGGATATATATCTTTACATATATCAATTACTTTCCTTTCAGCTATGTCATCTTCTTCTATGAACTGTTTCCACCTTGCTTTAAGCACAAGAAGCACATCATCACTTATATCATCTGCGTTATCAAGCAACTCCATTATATCATCACCTAATAGCAGTTCTTTTAGATCTTTTATTATCATTTCTTTTTCACTTGGCAATTCCTTACCTTGATTCTCCAATTCTTGTCTTACCAAAGTATTTCTTATCTCATCTTCCAGCGAAAAATCTTCTCCCCGTCTATCTTGCTGAAACTTAATTGCTTGTATAAAGGCAACTTGATAAGCACTTTGTATTAAGTGACTTGTCAAATTAGGACCTATACTATCTACCACTTTCGACTTGAATTCGTTCAATAATTCCTTCAACTTATCATATGTAATCTCTTTCTTTTCTAGCTTTATCAGTTCTTCCATAGTCTTCGCAAATTCTTGAATAGAAGTTGCAAGCACATCCTTGATT harbors:
- a CDS encoding baseplate J/gp47 family protein produces the protein MEQPNIIEPLNFEEIFSRMKEELIRRDESFTALVESDPAIKILEVAAWRELLLRERINEAVKSNLLKFAMGNDLDNLAEFYGVERENGENDESFRKRIKAKIVGWSTGGNYRFQALSADSRVKDALVESKVPGSVEISILSTELSTNGIASEELLDIVRKRVTRDDIRVLTDTITVVGCNIIEIDIHSRISIKRPDIIETVKKKFIEKFETTKRLGWKVTKSWIIANLFVEGVENVELIEPREDVVVLGNECAFLKSLNVELN
- a CDS encoding GPW/gp25 family protein encodes the protein MRGMDVNTGKELEGIEHLKQSIIDILTTPIGSRIMRRNYGSRLFELVDKPINRDFTLEIYAATAEALEKWETRFKLEKVKITEVKEGKVNIALDGIYLPNGKNIHFEGIVV
- a CDS encoding PDDEXK nuclease domain-containing protein; the encoded protein is MFFQNKNKPCAILTKSKIMNMDITTSLLGDVSNLIDRAKNHLSVQFNYTLVLLNWEIGSRIDQDILKHKRADYGKQIISQLAKELQMKYGRGFDRASLFRMVQFSKFFPDQEIVATLSQQLSWSHFVEIIAISDELKRNYYIEMCRIERWSVRALRSRIDTMLYERTALAKKPEDFIRQSIKQLREENTLAPEFIFHDPYFLNFVELPSSHSETDLENTILDELVKFLQEFGNDFCFVTRQKRMSTERIDRYLDLLFFHRGLRRLIAIELKIGRFEPSYKGQMEWYLNWLDKNERKPGEEKPLGIILCADKDQEDIEYLELEGSNIHVAQYLTQLPPKEILEEKLRKAISIAREKYASTKKKMIKQI
- a CDS encoding phage baseplate assembly protein V produces the protein MLEHNFAISELNRKLANIVRIGVVKEIDYEKARVRVKIGEILTDYLPWITSKAGKDRDWSPPDIDEQVMVFSPLGEISLGVVLAGIYQEKYPAPENKKEINSVKFQDGTKLSYNQEKHHLKIDVVDKITLKVGESSIEMTKEGIKLKAKRIDLN
- a CDS encoding phage tail protein: MSINIEVTDNINKVIKSVNAERKKVEKATVRALNKTALWVRSQTVKQVSEEKQIPKKAMRKKLSVDKANRKRLWSIIKLSSQWIGVAKFGSIKQTKIGAKVGSRTYEGAFIATMKNGHIGIFRRRYTTSLPIDEIKINTHARETMKELVDNEVERVFEKYFDQQMSYMK
- the ltrA gene encoding group II intron reverse transcriptase/maturase, yielding MNKTKSFDMPKQLVWRAYKQVSKNKGAAGVDEVTITKFEENLKDNLYKLWNRMSSGSYFPEPVKAVAIPKGTGGGQRTLCVPSVSDRIAQTAATMYLEPLVEPIFHKDSYGYRPNKSALDAVYTARKRCWKNDWTIDLDISGFFDNLDHDLALQAIKKHTDCKWVILYVERWMKVPIQQADGNKVARDKGVPQGGSISPIISNIFMHHAFDMWMKQNYPTVPFERCVDDAIVHCRTKRQAEFMKAMIEERLAKCKLKLRPEKTQIVYNKDDDRKEEYPIQSFDFLGYTFRPRIAKNKMRNYFVSFLPAICNKAKKKIKKTIKSWRIHRVTWTTLEEISKRIDPIVRGWFQYYGRFYKSEMYPSLRNIERYLIRWVRTKYKKLRDHGRLAKQFLGKVRKRSPNIFYHWTLGLGSKD
- a CDS encoding reverse transcriptase N-terminal domain-containing protein is translated as MEGLFKKLMPEVIFGICRRKHCSLEGKVVNSNKYVIDQQNVRYKWRTIPWRKLEKFVFKLQKRIYQAAKCDDIKKVHKLQRLLLNSMSAKLLAVRKVTQDNRGKKTAGIDGKANLNQEERLQLAYSLDIREKAKPSRRIWIPKPGKTEKRPLGIPTISERAKETLMKMAIEPEWEAKFEPNTYGFRPGRSCHDAIEAIFIALGGKTAFILDADISGCFDQIDQNALLKKLNTTPTFRKIIRGWLKAGVMEDGKFKPTKRGTIQGGTISPLLACVALYGLEQYVKQALTNELFQFMKKKRGQGSYEEVKQSISVIFYADDCAP